From one Ignavibacteria bacterium genomic stretch:
- the rfbC gene encoding dTDP-4-dehydrorhamnose 3,5-epimerase, whose amino-acid sequence MPLHLTTTLLNGVLVFRTDVFTDDRGFFTELFRSIELSELHIPVLFAQENLSTSKKHVIRGLHTQPNQGKLLSVVRGSVFLVELDVRPESDTFGKWASVTLDADKPHIVWIPPGFANGFCALHEGTVVCYKCTAGYDPNTEVAINPLDPQLNIPWPAQNPILSTKDATAPLFSEITF is encoded by the coding sequence ATGCCACTACACCTTACAACAACGTTACTCAATGGTGTTCTTGTATTTCGTACCGATGTATTTACAGATGATCGGGGCTTCTTTACCGAATTGTTTCGAAGTATAGAACTTAGTGAGTTACATATCCCTGTACTTTTTGCCCAGGAAAATCTGTCCACAAGCAAAAAGCATGTTATTCGCGGTCTACACACCCAGCCAAACCAGGGGAAATTATTGTCAGTGGTAAGGGGCTCCGTCTTCCTTGTCGAGCTGGATGTGCGTCCGGAATCCGATACATTTGGTAAGTGGGCTTCCGTTACACTTGATGCTGACAAGCCTCATATTGTGTGGATCCCGCCGGGGTTTGCTAATGGCTTCTGCGCACTGCATGAGGGTACGGTTGTTTGCTATAAATGCACTGCCGGGTATGACCCCAATACAGAAGTTGCCATCAACCCGTTAGATCCGCAACTGAACATACCATGGCCGGCACAAAACCCTATTCTGAGCACAAAAGATGCTACAGCCCCTTTGTTCTCAGAAATTACGTTTTAA